ACGTACATCTTAATCTGTAAATTaataatagattttattaatgtttaagaTAAATTCATAGCAAATTATTTACGGTTGAATTTACATTTATACATTGctttaattgataattaaaaagatttaaatataCTTAACTTGTTTATTTGGGACAGGAAGTAGATATGGAATAGATATGtatgatattaataaatatttttcatttttacttttttgaaaatagtttgtttcattttgaattttttatacaccgAGAAGATTTGAAAGAACAACGATATGTTTGCTCTTTatcaacaaatatattttcacacatattcactaAAGTAATACATGATCAGTAGCTGTGGATACTATTCACAGACTTGATAATTCTAGTCCTTGGAGTCCGGGACAAAGTTAGGACTCCAAGTATAGTTGCCATCAACCACCAAATAGTTCCTTGATAGTGGCTGTAGATACACTTGTCatgtaaaataatactatatgtTTGGAAAAGCCAATTGCattcggcatttttttgatatgaaattaatggtattttattcatgaactttagtattattttttcctttcctaAGCAGATATATGTAGCTTCCAAGTATAAACTTGAATGTACActcattaaaattagaaaacaggTTTAAGAACAATACTGTAGTGGAGAATTGTAATATGCATAAGAGATTAGTGATTAACCATTCATCTAAGATAGAAATCATTTCATGTGTCGATCGATACGTACGATTAGAAGAATCGATATCATTTAAAAACCTATATCAAGTTATTTAAAACTactaattctataaaaataatgatatcctAACCGAAGATTAAACAATGAACTTTAAGCCatgttaattttgcttttattagacctgaaatcttcagaaaaatcgtttaaaaaaataaaaaaaaagcatgcACTCAGTTAAATATTCGAATTATCTGAATTATTGAAttattcgaatagttcgaactaTTTTAACCATTCgaataattcgaatagttcgaactaTTTTAACCATTCgaataattcgaatagttcgaactattcgaatagtTCAAACCATTCGAATAGTTCGAACCATTCTAATATTTGAGTCGAATCTCGGATCGAATAATTCGGTTCGATTCGCttcgaatagttcgaaattTCGAATATTCGCACACCCCCAAAAAAACAGAGTCGAGTGCCagctgccaaattcatggcttttcCGACGCTTCAATAAGAGCGTATGGCTGCTGCGTATATATACGCAGCCAATCCGCTAGTGGTACGAAATGCACGCTGCTTACTTCAAAGTCTAGAGTAGCTCCGctgaagactaaatctcttccgcgtttagagctctcggcagcccatcttcttgccaaattatggtcaagaatttcaccaatgttgagtcgaccaatagaacaaacaattttctggacagactccgaaATAGTTCTGCACTGGATTAAAACGCATCCATCGTCGTTGCAAACTTTCGTCGCAAATAGAGTGTCCGAGATCAAAGAGTGGACCCAGAATGTGTCGTGGCGTCATGTGCCCACAAAACAAAATCCAgcggatcaagtgtctcggggttgtaacgtggacgaattggGTAATTCCATATGGTTTAGTGGTCCACAGTTCCTCCTAGAAGACCCTGCTACatggccaaaaaatgtcaacttcAGTCTCTCTCCAGAACAAGAAGCactcgagaagaagaagaacggaATTACGTTAACCGCAATCAATGCCACAACAAATCCACTTCTCGAAATAATTGACAGGTTCTCATCTCACAGAAAAGTGCTTCGGATTTTCGCTTATATACTCAGATGGCTTCGAAAAATACGAGAGCGAAAAGCAGAATCTGAAATAATACCCACGGCAAAGGAATTACAATTgagtttccttaaaattgtcgaaataattcaacattttgaatttagcgatgaaataaataaattatcgaaAAGTAACGTACTTCCCTCAAGTTTGTAGAGATTAACTCCATTTCTGCATGAACACTCGGAATCATCATTATCGTAGGTGGCCGTTTATTAAACGCGCCAATCCCCTATGATGCTAAGTTCCCTTTGCTATTACGCAAAGACTCGCACTTTGTGAAAGCTTACATCCGGTTCCTACATTTTCGTAATCACCATGCCGGCCAAAGGCATTGGTAGCGCTTCTGCGAGAAAAAATATGGCTGATAAATGCTCGAGAAGCCTGTAGTCGAACTGTAAGAGAATGCATTCACTGTTTTCGTTATAAGCCAAAATTACAAGGTCAGATCATGGGCAATCTACCCGCCGATTACGCGCCCAACGGCCCTTCACAATATGTGGGATAGATTACTGCGGGCCTATTCacataaccttaaaaattcGCGGTCGCCTTCCCGTGAAAATGTATATTGCCATTTTCGTGTGTTTCGCTTCAAAGGCAGTTCATCTAGAACTTGTTACTGATTTAACtgctgataaatttattttcgctcTCAAAAGGTTCATTGGGCGCCGAGGGATGCAGCCAAAAATATACTGCGACAACGCGACGAACTTTGTGGGAGCAGAGAGGGAGCTGAGGGAGCTCCGGGAAGCCTTTCTGGCACAGAAAGAGGAGATTCTCCAATACGCCGCCGACGAAGGATTCATCTTCGCCTTTATACCTCCGAGGGTACCCCACTTCGGCGGCCTGTGGGAAGCAGCAGTGAAGTCGGCCAAACATCTGCTGGTGCGCGCCGTAGGCAACGCGCTGTTAACCGCCGAAGAAACCGCAACGCTTCTCGTCAAAGTAGAAGTGGTACTGAACTCCCGACCGCTCGCACCACTCAGCAACGACCCCAACGACGGCGAGGCGCTAACGCCGGCGCATCTAATAATCGGTTGCCCCTTGCGAGCTTTGCCACCGGAGAAGGTACCCGTCAACCTCAGCCGCTGCTTAGAGATATGGCAGCTTGTTTGCTCTCTCAAGCAACAATTTTGGCGCGCGTGGTCGAAGAGCAACCTTCTGGAGCTTCAGCAGCGCAACAAATGGGTGCACCCGCAGCCCAACGTCCAACTAGGCCAACTCGTCGTCGTCCACGAAGACAACGTACCACCGCAGCATTGGGTGCTCGGTCGAGTAACCGCAACCATTCCCGGAGCGGACGGCAAAATTCGGGTCGCAGACATTGCTACTAAGTCGGGTGAAGTACGACGCCCTATCCACAAACTCGCCGTGCTGCCGGTGGAAAACAAGAATTGAAGGCTATTGGATTCCTTCAAGGTGGCCGGTgttaagccagattctggcaaaATATTCTAATAGAATAATGTAACGTaaattagaatagaataaattaattaatattgaatttaaataatgaaaatgtattaaagcttaatattaagttattttatattttttatttataagtatatagtaCACTTTACTGTTTTTCGCTGTCGCTATTTCTTTAcctgtttctatttacttccGAGCATTGACTCTATTCCTACAGCTATACTTTCCgttcttcctatttctatttacttaactgcatactctctctaactctccacatactgttcttccatttccgctatttcttgtatcttagttttaggcctaatataaggacagtacatggaaaataaagtcactttttgaattgtaatCGGACGAGTGCGGTGTTCCTTTTTAATTACGCGGAGCTACAGGCAATATTCATTTTAGTTCGCGCTTCCAcccttataaagttttttttaaacaatttaaatatcttcACAAAACAGTGATGAATTTTCAGTAGGCGCTATTAGCACTAGGGTGGCTAAAACTTTATAGGAatttagggtgtggcctaaataTGCCGACCCGCTTGCGACAAGCAATGAGTATGTTAGGACGGTGGTTTCagccatttgttgttgttgtggcagtaAATTagcaccggtcatcttcgtctagctcatctaacggtaggcccaggaaactagctgtttcgacgggttgggtccagagggagaggggtgttagatgagtgggtttaatggggcatatgaaaaggtggttagtgtcgtgtgggGTGCCTttacatgctggacatatgtttagtatgtcagggtcgattctggataagtaagagtttaacttgctacaatatccagaacgtaattgtgccaaggttaagcgggactctcggggaagttggagctcttcgtctgcgattggtggtggttggactccgataacggcattcgggggtcgggagcttaataaggtggtgagagtctcacgttgaatgtcgtttatggcctatctgtacactgtccgatccagtagctgtctgtttgttgaggaaatgcctcttgatgtgcctgggaggtggctcaggctcgagcagctGTCTACATGGGCgaggcctgcggtaacaccgTAGCAGAAACTGTTTACTGATcaatttgttatgctccttaacaggcCTGCGGTCCTTAAGCAGtttttggcaggtctgaagcttcgtccactgcgaatcacttaTTCAAGGCGACCAAACAGGCGCAGcctagtttagaaccggtcggcctattgctttaaaa
The Anastrepha ludens isolate Willacy chromosome X, idAnaLude1.1, whole genome shotgun sequence DNA segment above includes these coding regions:
- the LOC128869658 gene encoding uncharacterized protein LOC128869658 isoform X2, whose translation is MQPKIYCDNATNFVGAERELRELREAFLAQKEEILQYAADEGFIFAFIPPRVPHFGGLWEAAVKSAKHLLVRAVGNALLTAEETATLLVKVEVVLNSRPLAPLSNDPNDGEALTPAHLIIGCPLRALPPEKVPVNLSRCLEIWQLVCSLKQQFWRAWSKSNLLELQQRNKWVHPQPNVQLGQLVVVHEDNVPPQHWVLGRVTATIPGADGKIRVADIATKSGEVRRPIHKLAVLPVENKN
- the LOC128869658 gene encoding uncharacterized protein LOC128869658 isoform X1, encoding MTCNCVACQREVEAGNKPVHDKQVHWAPRDAAKNILRQRDELCGSREGAEGAPGSLSGTERGDSPIRRRRRIHLRLYTSEGTPLRRPVGSSSEVGQTSAGARRRQRAVNRRRNRNASRQSRSGTELPTARTTQQRPQRRRGANAGASNNRLPLASFATGEGTRQPQPLLRDMAACLLSQATILARVVEEQPSGASAAQQMGAPAAQRPTRPTRRRPRRQRTTAALGARSSNRNHSRSGRQNSGRRHCY